From a single Cryptococcus deuterogattii R265 chromosome 5, complete sequence genomic region:
- a CDS encoding 5'-3' exoribonuclease 2 yields MGVPALFRWLSKKYPKIVERVKEDTPKKIRGPDGEIVEEPIRYENPNPNGFEVDNLYLDMNGIVHPCTHPEGRPAPETEEEMMVEIFKYTERVVNMCRPRKVLMMAIDGVAPRAKMNQQRSRRFRAAQEAADKEEERKEAVKLFEAMGHTVSEETANRKSWDTNAITPGTPFMDLLSISLKYWVSYKLTTDPGWKDLKIILSDSSVPGEGEHKIMDWIRRQRSYPTWDANTSHVIYGLDADLIMLSLATHEPHFRVLREDVFAQSSKGPLACKNCGKVGHIAANCKGDKKVKDPNVVEVAKTEDPKPFIYLDVACLREYLAIELVVPGVPFPFDLELAIDDWIFMIFFVGNDFLPHLPSLEIREGAIDVLLKIWRAELPRMGGYLTNHGKVNLDRAQVILEGLAKSEDEIFQKRKDDEERQEHSQKRRRIEEHKRQDEDKAREEGRNALTLNGTEYVAVDNPAATARGGPLHPSLPSRPAFDLVPKEEAAKPDDQQQRAKKAMAGSNSDIVKNRKAIRMANMSAAQALKAELEGSDDVNIDDKKAIAQEGKEEDEAIVTVERTEDEEKEQLTKEEARGILEEQGEKEGVDEEIVPPAIQTDEDEGEAPVGDATMAENDDSVTTNDNEDPTHVPRKRKRGDSDGDKESNEEDEDDDEDDDDAPPNPEADQPIPKKKLKVNADGTVDYEDDIKLWEPGYRERYYEKKFGVKLSEREFIDKVTKSYMEGLCWVLEYYYQGVPAWDWFYPYHYAPFAQDFRNVGSMDIKFETSMPFKPFAQLLGVFPAASRIHLPEPLQTLMIDEDSPILDFYPPDFEIDMNGKKMAWQGVALLPFIDQNRLLTALKSKEELLSDDEKRRNSWGDNVMFIANENPLYDLFCDKLYGLRAKDVSKPIPIDTKASCGMTGSVLPDPNCVPASTFDTPIPSISECPDLNPNDSISVRYYFPRQAHPHRSILLKGYRPEPARLTESDKDWVRRGGQGGRRGHRQSGGGNGNVTGGPGMARGRYESGPPRTNGYQQPPPRSNYGGGTGYGYGAPAPLPSRPPVSSYGSGTGGYGYGNPYAAAPNAYAGGYGAPAPYAAGGYGQRPYVPPLPPPNPYSAPPPTYGRPPAGGYGYGAPPPRGGGYNPYTSRR; encoded by the exons ATG GGTGTTCCAGCTCTCTTCCGATGGCTTTCTAAGAAGTACCCCAAGATCGTCGAGCGAGTTAAAGAGGACACTCCAAAGAAGATCAGAGGTCCAGATGGCGAAATTGTTGAGGAGCCAATAAGATATGAAAACCCCAATCCTAACGGGTTTGAGGTGGATAACCTTTATC TGGATATGAACGGTATCGTGCATCCCTGTACGCACCCCGAAGGAAGGCCGGCACCagagacagaagaggaaatgatggtggagatTTTCAAGTATACTGAAAGGGTAGTCAACATGTGCAGGCCGAGAAAAGTCTTGATGATGGCGATCG ATGGTGTCGCTCCTCGAGCCAAGATGAATCAACAGCGTTCTCGTAGATTCAGGGCCGCCCAAGAAGCCGCggacaaggaagaagagaggaaagaagctGTGAAATTGTTTGAAGCCATGGGCCACACCGTTTCAGAAGAGACAGCCAACCGCAAGAGCTGGGATACCAACGCAATCACCCCTGGCACACCATTCATGGACCTTCTCTCAATATCACTAAAATACTGGGTGTCCTACAAGCTCACAACTGATCCTGGATGGAAAGACCTCAAGATCATCCTTTCTGACTCATCCGTTCCCGGTGAGGGTGAACACAAGATCATGGACTGGATTCGTCGTCAGCGAAGCTATCCCACATGGGACGCCAACACGTCACATGTCATCTACGGTTTGGATGCTGATTTGATTATGCTTTCACTTGCTACCCACGAGCCTCACTTCCGGGTTCTTCGAGAAGACGTCTTCGCACAAAGTTCAAAGGGCCCCCTTGCTTGCAAAAACTGTGGCAAAGTTGGTCATATCGCTGCGAACTGTAAGGGCGATAAAAAGGTCAAAGATCCCAATGTCGTCGAAGTTGCCAAAACGGAGGACCCCAAACCTTTCATCTACCTTGATGTGGCTTGCTTACGCGAGTATTTGGCGATTGAGCTTGTTGTACCAGGCGTGCCTTTCCCATTTGACCTTGAATTGGCGATTGATGACTGGATTTTCATGATTTTCTTCGTCGGTAACGATTTCTTGCCTCATCTGCCGAGTTTGGAAATTCGTGAAGGTGCCATTGATGTGCTGCTCAAGATTTGGAGGGCAGAGCTACCGAGGATGGGTGGTTACCTTACCAATCACGGCAAGGTTAATCTCGACCGAGCTCAAGTTATTTTGGAAGGGCTGGCCAAGTCTGAGGACGAAATCTTccagaagagaaaggatgatgaggagcgCCAGGAGCATTCCCAGAAGCGCagaaggattgaagaaCATAAGCGACAGGATGAGGACAAGGCgcgtgaagaagggcgtAATGCTTTGACCTTGAACGGCACAGAGTACGTTGCCGTTGATAACCCCGCTGCAACTGCTCGTGGCGGTCCTCTCCACCCATCATTGCCATCTCGACCGGCGTTCGACCTCGTCCCCAAAGAGGAGGCGGCAAAGCCCGATGACCAGCAgcaaagagcaaagaaggCAATGGCTGGCTCCAACTCGGACATAGTTAAAAATCGTAAGGCTATCAGAATGGCAAATATGAGTGCGGCTCAGGCACTCAAAGCCGAGTTGGAGGGCAGTGATGACGTGAACATCGACGACAAAAAGGCGATTgctcaagaaggaaaggaagaggatgaagcgaTTGTGACTGTTGAGAGGacggaggacgaggaaaaggaacagTTGACGAAAGAGGAAGCTAGAGGAATTttggaagagcaaggcgagaaggaaggtgtTGACGAGGAGATAGTCCCTCCCGCTATCCAGAcagacgaggatgagggtgaggCGCCTGTCGGCGATGCCACCATGGCCGAGAATGACGACTCTGTTACCACCAACGACAACGAGGATCCCACACATGTCCCTcgcaagaggaagaggggcgATTCCGATGGTGATAAGGAGAGcaatgaggaggatgaggatgacgacgaagatgatgacgatgcaCCACCTAATCCCGAAGCCGACCAGCCTATTCCGAAGAAAAAGCTCAAGGTCAATGCAGACGGAACAGTCGAttatgaagatgatatcaAGCTGTGGGAGCCCGGATACAGAGAAAGGTATTacgagaagaagtttggTGTGAAATTGTCAGAGAGAGAATTTATTGACAA GGTTACCAAGTCCTACATGGAAGGACTCTGCTGGGTTCTTGAATATTATTACCAGGGTGTTCCTGCCTGGGATTGGTTCTATCCTTATCACTATGCTCCTTTTGCTCAAGACTTCCGCAATGTTGGGTCTATGGACATCAAGTTTGAGACCAGTATGCCTTTCAAGCCGTTTGCTCAGCTTTTGGGTGTTTTTCCAGCCGCTAG CCGAATTCATTTGCCTGAACCGTTACAGACTCTCATGATTGACGAAGACTCACCCATCCTCGATTTCTACCCTCCCGACTTTGAGATCGACATGAACGGCAAAAAAATGGCTTGGCAAGGCGTCGCTCTTTTGCCATTTATCGACCAGAATCGTCTCTTGACCGCTTTGAAGAGTAAGGAGGAGCTTCTGTCTGAtgacgagaagaggagaaataGTTGGGGAGACAATGTTATGTTCATCGCGAACGAAAATCCGTTGTATGATCTATTCTGTGATAAGTTGTATGGTTTAAGAGCGAAGGACGTGAGCAAG CCTATACCAATTGACACCAAAGCTTCGTGCGGCATGACTGGTTCTGTTCTACCCGATCCCAACTGTGTTCCTGCGTCCACATTTGACACCCCTATTCCCAGCATTTCCGAATGCCCTGACCTTAACCCCAACGACTCTATCTCTGTCCGATATTACTTCCCTCGCCAAGCGCATCCTCATCGATCGATTCTGCTGAAAGGATACAGGCCTGAGCCTGCGAGACTGACGGAAAGCGACAAAGATTGGGTTCGACGTGGTGGtcaaggtggaagaagaggtcaCAGGCAgagtggtggtgggaaCGGAAATGTAACCGGTGGACCGGGTATGGCGAGAGGAAGGTACGAGAGTGGGCCGCCACGGACCAATGGCTACcaacaacctccacctAGGTCGAATTATGGGGGTGGCACTGGTTACGGCTACGGCGCCCCTGCACCTCTGCCGTCAAGACCGCCTGTATCATCGTATGGTAGTGGAACCGGCGGATATGGCTACGGTAATCCCTATGCTGCAGCGCCGAATGCCTATGCCGGAGGTTATGGAGCACCTGCACCTTATG CTGCAGGAGGCTATGGTCAGCGTCCCTACGTACCACCGCTGCCTCCACCCAACCCATACTCTGCCCCACCGCCAACTTATGGCAGACCTCCTGCGGGAGGATATGGTTATGGCGCTCCTCCGCCTAGAGGCGGCGGTTACAATCCTTATACCTCCAGGAGGTAG